Proteins from a genomic interval of Quercus robur chromosome 9, dhQueRobu3.1, whole genome shotgun sequence:
- the LOC126698100 gene encoding rust resistance kinase Lr10-like isoform X5: protein MDISLRIVIPSLLLFVLFIVDLGEGHNSCPELRCGNGPPIRFPFRLKDRQPDQHSGYPGFDLYCSHNNDTVLELPTSVKAFVKNIDYKSQLIEVTDSDNCFPRKILRLNLSSSPFQFKNSLYNYSLFSCTPDTEYYSYPVPCLNSASTSVLAFSSDHDIDDLPILSCTKMYTVSSVPFDIWSYSSLELTWSGPKCGHCEGKGKICRFESNSTDLKTECFDPDKDRGRSRKIMTTVSILGSFLLTLVVYALYRVYSYDKTEKENQARIETFLEDYKALKPTRYSYNDVKRITNQFTEKLGQGAYGTVFKGKFSNEIHVAVKILNSSKGNGEEFINEVGTMGRIHHVNVVRLVGFCADGFRRALVYEFLPNDSLEKFISSVDSNRFLGWEKLQDIALGIAKGIEYLHQGCDQRILHFDIKPHNILLDQNFNTKISDFGLAKLCAKDQSTVSMTTARGTMGYIAPEVFSRNFGSVSYKSDVYSFGILLLEMVGGRKNVDVSTKNTSQIYFPEWIYNLLKQKEDL from the exons ATGGATATTTCCCTAAGAATAGTTATCCCATCCCTACTGTTATTCGTGCTTTTCATCGTAGACCTTGGAGAAGGCCACAACAGTTGTCCCGAATTACGGTGTGGAAACGGTCCACCCATCCGATTTCCTTTCCGACTCAAAGACAGGCAGCCAGACCAGCACTCTGGCTATCCTGGCTTTGATCTCTACTGCTCTCATAATAATGATACGGTGCTTGAGCTGCCTACTTCAGTAAAAGCCTTTGTTAAAAACATTGATTACAAATCTCAGTTAATTGAAGTAACTGACTCAGATAATTGCTTTCCACGGAAAATTCTGAGACTCAATTTATCTTCCTCTCCTTTCCAATTCAAAAATTCTCTTTATAACTATTCCCTTTTCAGTTGTACGCCAGATACAGAATATTATTCATATCCGGTCCCTTGTCTTAATAGCGCTTCAACCTCAGTTCTTGCTTTTTCTTCGGATCATGACATCGACGACTTGCCCATATTATCGTGTACAAAGATGTATACCGTTTCATCAGTTCCATTTGATATATGGAGTTATTCTTCTCTTGAATTGACATGGTCCGGACCGAAGTGCGGACACTGTGAAGGGAAAGGCAAGATATGTAGATTCGAGAGTAATAGCACTGATTTGAAAACAGAGTGCTTCGACCCCGACAAAGACAGAG gtagatcaagaaaaataatgaccaCTG TTTCCATCTTGGGATCATTTCTTTTGACACTAGTAGTCTATGCACTCTACCGTGTCTATAGCTATgacaaaacagaaaaagaaaatcaagctaGGATTGAAACTTTTTTGGAGGATTACAAAGCTCTCAAGCCCACAAGGTACTCATATAACGATGTTAAAAGAATTACAAATCAATTTACTGAGAAATTAGGACAAGGAGCCTATGGAACAGTGTTCAAAGGAAAGTTTTCGAATGAAATCCATGTAGCCGTGAAGATCTTGAACAGTTCCAAGGGAAATGGGGAAGAATTTATAAATGAAGTGGGAACAATGGGTAGAATCCACCATGTTAATGTGGTTCGCTTGGTTGGCTTTTGTGCAGATGGATTTAGAAGAGCTCTAGTTTATGAGTTCTTACCAAATGATTCACTAGAGAAGTTCATTTCCTCAGTAGATTCTAATCGTTTCCTTGGTTGGGAAAAGTTACAAGACATTGCTCTTGGCATAGCAAAAGGAATTGAATATCTTCACCAAGGATGTGATCAACGAATCCTCCATTTTGATATTAAACCTCATAATATTTTGCTAGACCAAAATTTCAATACAAAAATTTctgattttggtttggccaaGTTGTGTGCTAAGGATCAAAGTACAGTGTCCATGACCACAGCTAGGGGGACCATGGGTTACATTGCACCCGAAGTGTTCTCTAGGAACTTTGGGAGCGTGTCTTACAAATCAGATGTTTACAGTTTTGGAATATTGTTGCTTGAAATGGTTGGAG